The genomic interval GCGTCGGATGCCGTACGCGTGCTCCCCGGTCCTCCCTCCTCAGGGTGGTTTCCATCGATTCCGTCCTCGTCCCCGACGAGCGCGCGTCGATGCCAGGGCGAGGCGCGTGGGTTCACGAGACGCGTGAGTGTGTGGATGCCGCCTTCCGGCGCCGCGCATTCGTACGAGCATTGCGTGTGTCGGGCCCGCTCGACACGCAGACCTTCGAGAAACGGCTGAATGGCTATGGAATCAAAGTGAACGGCTCGAAATGAGTCCCGTCCGCAACTAACGGTCTGCCCTGCCTGGGTAGACCCCAGACAGGAGAATTGTGGCAAACGCCAAACCACGCGTGCACGAGATCGCCTCCGAACTCGGAGTCGACAGCAAGGTGGCTCTCGCCAAGCTGAAGGAGCTCGGCGAATTCGTCAAGAGCCCCTCGTCCACCATCGAGCCCCCCGTGGCTCGCAAGCTTCGCGCTGCCCTCGAGGCGGATGGCGCAGCGCACCCCGTGGCCGAGACCAAGGCCGCGGCTCCGGCGCGCCCGGCAGGTCGCCCGGGTCCAGTCCGTCCGGCTGCTCCCGCCGCCCCCGCGGCCCCGTCGACGCCCGTCGCCGCGGCACCCGAGGTGGCTCCGGCAGCACCCGCTCCGGCGGCGCCCGCACGCGCCGCCGCCGCGGCTCCGGCGGCTCCCGCGGCGTCCGCACCGGCCGCTCCGGCGCCCGCTGCCGCGGCTCCCGCCGAGCCCGCACCGACCGCAGCCGCTCCGGCGGCTCCGACCGCTGATGCCGGCGCCCCGGGCACGCCTCAGCCGCCTCGTCCGGGTGGCGCCCCGCGCCCCGGCAACAACCCCTTCGCGTCGGCGCAGGGCATGGGCCAGCGTCCGGCAGGACCCCGTCCGGGCAACAACCCGTTCGCGTCCGCACAGGGCATGGGCCAGCGCCCGAGCCCGACCCCCGGCAACATCCCTCGCCCGCAGGCGCCGCGTCCCGGTGCTCCGCGTCCGGGTGCTCCCGGCGCACGTCCGGGCGGCCCCGGTCGTCCCGGTGGCGCCGGTCGTCCCGGTGGTGCGCCGTTCCAGCAGCGTCCCGGCGGCCCCGGTCGTCCCGGCGGTGCCGGTGGCGGCGGCTTCCAGCGTCCCGGTGGTGCCCCTGGTGCCGCACCGGCCGGCGGTTTCGCCGGTCGTCCCGGTGGCGGCGGTGGCCGTGGCCGTGGTCCCGGCGGTGGCACCGCCGGTGCCTTCGGCAAGGGTGGCGGCAAGTCCAAGCAGCGCAAGTCGCGCAGGGCGAAGCGCCAGGAATTCGAGATGCGGGATGCGCCGACCGTCGGTGGCGTCAACGTCACGCGCGGCAACGGCGAGATCATCCGCATGCGCCGTGGCGCGTCGATCTCGGACTTCGCGGACAAGATCGAGAACATCACCGGCTACACCGTGCAGCCCGGAACCCTTGTGACCATCCTGTTCAACCTGGGCGAGATGGCGACCGCGACCGAGTCGCTCGACGAGGCGACCTTCGAAGTGCTCGGCGTCGAACTCGGCTACAAGATCCAGATGGTCTCGCCCGAAGACGAGGACAAGGAGCTCCTGGAGAGCTTCGGTCTGGATCTCGATCGCGAACTGGAGGACGAGAACGAGGAAGACCTCGAGATCCGTCCGCCGGTGGTGACCGTCATGGGTCACGTCGACCACGGCAAGACGCGACTGCTCGACGCGATCCGTCAGACCAACGTCGTCGCCGGCGAGGCGGGTGGCATCACCCAGCACATCGGCGCCTACCAGGTCTGGACCGAGCACGAGGGAATCGACCGCGCCATCACCTTCATCGACACCCCGGGTCACGAGGCGTTCACCGCGATGCGTGCACGTGGTGCGCAGGTGACCGACCTGGCGA from Microbacterium pumilum carries:
- a CDS encoding YlxR family protein translates to MEPVRTCVGCRTRAPRSSLLRVVSIDSVLVPDERASMPGRGAWVHETRECVDAAFRRRAFVRALRVSGPLDTQTFEKRLNGYGIKVNGSK
- the infB gene encoding translation initiation factor IF-2, with translation MHEIASELGVDSKVALAKLKELGEFVKSPSSTIEPPVARKLRAALEADGAAHPVAETKAAAPARPAGRPGPVRPAAPAAPAAPSTPVAAAPEVAPAAPAPAAPARAAAAAPAAPAASAPAAPAPAAAAPAEPAPTAAAPAAPTADAGAPGTPQPPRPGGAPRPGNNPFASAQGMGQRPAGPRPGNNPFASAQGMGQRPSPTPGNIPRPQAPRPGAPRPGAPGARPGGPGRPGGAGRPGGAPFQQRPGGPGRPGGAGGGGFQRPGGAPGAAPAGGFAGRPGGGGGRGRGPGGGTAGAFGKGGGKSKQRKSRRAKRQEFEMRDAPTVGGVNVTRGNGEIIRMRRGASISDFADKIENITGYTVQPGTLVTILFNLGEMATATESLDEATFEVLGVELGYKIQMVSPEDEDKELLESFGLDLDRELEDENEEDLEIRPPVVTVMGHVDHGKTRLLDAIRQTNVVAGEAGGITQHIGAYQVWTEHEGIDRAITFIDTPGHEAFTAMRARGAQVTDLAILVVAADDGIMPQTVEALNHAQAAGVPIVVAVNKIDKPDANPAKVRQQLTEYGLVAEEYGGDVIFVDVSARAGTNIQELLDAVLLTADAGLDLTANPNKAARGVAIEAKLDKGRGSVATVLIQSGTLRVGDAIVAGTAYGRVRAMADENGDAVLEAYPSRPVQVQGLNSVPRAGDTFIVTEEDRLARQIAEKREAAERNAQLAKARKRISLEDFTRALEEGKVESLNLIIKGDVSGAVEALEESLLKIEVDDSVQLRIIHRGVGAITESDVNLATIDNAIIIGFNVRPDTKARERASREGVDTRFYSVIYNAIDDVEQSLKGLLKPEYEEIRSGVAEIREVFRSSKFGNIAGVIVRSGTITRNAKARVIRDGVVIADGLAIESLRRFKDDVTEVRTDFEAGIGLGRYNDIQIGDEIETTELVEKPRG